A segment of the Triticum urartu cultivar G1812 chromosome 1, Tu2.1, whole genome shotgun sequence genome:
tctaattaaccctaagactaacGGGCTATACCGCCAGCCCAGGCCATTAGGCCCATTACACTTTCTTTTTGGGAAAAGCTACGCACGTCCACCGACTCCGTATCCGTTGGATCGAATGTTGATCACACGGTCAAGAGCATCCCCACATTTGTGTCCGTTTCCTGCAACTAGGCAACTGCATCGTCTTCTTTCCCGCGAATCTCTTTCTCTTCCATCTCTTTTTCCTGCTACAGATCAGGCGAGGGCGTTGGAAGCCGGCCGTCACCGTCGCTCACACCAGGCAGCCGGCCGCCCTGCCGCTCACAACTCTCCCGCCCTTGCATCTAGATTGGGATCGCCGAGCCACCCACTGCCGTTAGCGACAGTTCTTGAGATCCGTGCAGTTCAGTTGTCGTTCCAGCGGCGCGCGGCGAGCGCACGACCTCTCCATCGGCGTGAGCGATGTCGGAGGAGCCCTCCCTGCTGGATCCGTCCCAGCCCATGCGCAGCGTGTTTACAAGCTCTGCAACATTGCCAATGTTTCTGAAACAAAGCTCTCATTGCAATAGTCAATCATGTTTTTGAAAGAAAGACTCTTGTCGCAAAGCGGGGTCATATGCCGAGCTGCTTTGCAACGTCACCAATGTTTCTGAAACAAAGCTCTTGTTGCAATGGTCAGCGATGTGTTCATGAAACAAATCTCTTGTTGCAATACCAGCGATGTGTTTCTGAAACAATGTTCTTTTGCAATAGTCACCATTATTTTCTGAAACAATACTCTTGTTGCAAAGAGGCATTGTACGCTGGACTATACTGGGCAACCTAGACCGGACGGCCCGTGGGGCGgcggatcttttaaaaagatctGCCGACCGACTCGTTCTTTTTCTGAGCAAAAAGTATTAGCTGGCTGTTTATACTGGTACCCAGCGCCAGGTTTTCCCCTTGTTTTGCCTTGTGAACCCTTGTCATTGCTCTCTCTTCTTCATGAATGAAATACAGCACTACCCTGTTGTTTCGTCAAAAATTTAATGACCCCCGTGTTAGTTTATCACGCAACGTAAGCGTGGAATTTATTTATGTACAGTCGTACAGAACAAGCTGAGGAAGGAGATGAAGAAAAAGAATGCAGGATGCCTGGCTTGTGCACTTGGGAGTGCAGGACTCTGGTGCAATATATGTATCACAGGAGAATCAACCATTTGTGAGAGACTTTAGTGGCCTTTCTACCGCAGCCACATGTGACTGTTCAAAACAAAAAAAGCGCATCCACTAGATGCACCATCTGTTTCCTGTCCAAGCAACAGCACGATCACTCACTCAGGTAACCTATGAACATGTGACCCTATCCAGTGACAAAGGAAACCGGTTGTCAGTATATCAACGATCATCATTCCTTTAAACATCTCATAATCAAATCAAACGCTGATAGCATGGCTCTACCTCGAGTCACCCAGGGGTTCCGGATCCCGACGCGTCTCCGGTGCGCGCTTTCCGTCACCGCAAACGTCCTTTCACATCCCAGAGAAGCCGATCCGCCATCACTCGGGTCTCGGGGCAGtgaaaaagaaaaagggaaatTCTTCAAAAGTATATGTGGTTAGCGGCGCCACATTTGTCATTAGAGCAAATCATCGCATCCGCTGCTTTAAGCTGATTGGCCGCCGGCATCCTGATGAGCTTATCCTGCCCAAAGAGAATACACAAATCATcaaagagaaagaaagagagaaagaaagGTGGTGAGCAAAGGATGAAAAGTGGATGCATTATGCATACGATGCACTTTCCATTTGCCACTGATCCGGGCAGCAAGACGACTGGCTTAGGGCCCTCCTTCCATCTTTTTCTACTTGCATGCAAAGTGATACTGGTTGTGTCGTACTACAATATGGCTATAAAGCAAAGCAGGCCTGCTTCGTGCACTCTGATGTAAGGAGAAGGAGAAAGAAAGGAAGGGCCATGGTCGTCCAGAAAGCCGGAATCCGGATGCCCGGACCTATCTCCTGTGTTTATGTGTTTTTGCTTCATGATTAAGCATCCGGGCAGCGGCTAAGGCACCCGCGCATCGAGGACGATGCCGCGCCATAATTCCGATGCTTTTTGGCAATGGAGAATCGATGCCAAACATGGAAATCTGTGGGAGGTTTTATTCttattccagcaaataagaaaaCAGACAGATATATGCTTCTCTCAAATATATATATCCTTGTTTATTGGTATTATAAGGCATGATGCTCTTCAATTCTTATCCTGTGGACTGGCTGAGCTTTGATGAATGTGAAAAAACTGAAAATGGCAGTGCTTCCTACTATTTTACTGTAAAATGGTATTTTTGCAAGAAAGACAGAAATAGACTGCTAAGGCGGAAAACACGGCGACCGGTTGAAATCAAACACGTAGCGCGAAAAAAGCGAAAGTTCGAACCGAAACAAAGTAAATAAAGGCGAGGGTAGGCGCCTCAGATTTCCCAAAACCACCACGGCATTATTAAAGAACGGCCTCCACAAAGGCAAAGCCAAAGCCAGCATTAGAATACCCACAAGTACGCCGCATTGCAGGGACACACACATACACGCACAGTCACCAGGATGCAAAAGTAGTTCCTCCAAGGCAAGAAGAAAGGCAAGGCTTGCTTTGCACCAGGCCGCTCCAGGACACACTACCACCATCCCAATCAGTAGAAGAGAGAGTGAGAGTGAGTGAGACAAGCCAAATCAAATTAAGGGCAACAACAAGAGCCAAGAACACCGTAGCCAACCGTATCATATAAACCAAACCAAAGCCCAGCAGCAGTGCACATAAGAACAGAGCAGGAGCAGGAGAAGGAGCAGGAAGAACCTgagcaggagcaggagcaggagcaggagcaAGATGAACGGCATGTACTACCCTCAGCGTTTCAGCAACATGATGATCGGCTACCTCAACCTGGCCACGCTCCTGGCCTCCATCCCGGTCATCGGGGCGGGGCTCTGGCTGGCCAAGGGCTCCACGACGACGTGCTCGTCCATGCTGCAGACGCCGCTGCTCATCATCGGCTTCATCGTGCTCCTCATCTCCCTCGCGGGCTTCGTGGGCGCCTGCTTCCACGTCGCATGGGCGCTGTGGCTCTACCTCTTCGCCGTGATACTCCTCATCGGCATGCTGCTCGGGCTCACCATGTTCGGGTTCGCCGTCACGGCGGGGGGCGGCGGCACGCAGGTGCAGGGGAGGCCGTACAGGGAGTACCACATCTCGGACTACTCCTCGTGGCTCCAGAAGCATATGCAGGACATCAAGTACTGGAAGCCCGCACTGGCCTGCGTCGTCGGGTCCAAGGCCTGCCCCAAGATCGCCAACTGGACTCCCATGGATTACCTCCAGCATGATCTCACGCCAATACAGGTTTGCAGTTCAGCCACCGGTCCATTTTCTTCCATGTTTGCTCCTCTTGCTATTTGTCACCACTGCTTTCAGCACTTGTAGTTGTAGTACAGCAGAATTGATAATCTGAACTATAGCGGGCACAAACATAACAGATTGTCAAAGAAATGGTAACATAAAAAATAGCTAGATAATTTATTGATCCAGTTCAGCAGTTGCATCTATGTAAATTTAAATATCTCAAGCACAGGTTTATGTTCATTGTCTGTTTGGACAAAAACATCAAATTTATTGACTACCAAGATTCAAAACCCAGTAAAGAGTGTGACCCCAGGACAAAGTTTGAACCCATTTTCAGATAAACTAAACAAACTAGGTCTACTAAATCTCTAGCCCAGAGCATCTTCAGTGCTCCTGCACCTCTGCTACTTTAGTGCAAGTTGTAGTTCTAACTAATAGCTTTGCTGCTAAAATTACTAATGGAACTATGCACTATCATGCAGTCTGGATGCTGCAAGCCACCAACATCATGCACATACAGCGGGGGGATGCCGGTCGGAGCGCAGGACGAGGACTGCTACCAGTGGAACAATGCCCCAAACATCCTGTGCTACCAGTGTAACTCGTGCAAGGCCGGCGTGATGGAGCAGGTGCGCCAGGACTGGCACAAGATCTCCGTGCTAAATGTCATCGTGCTCGTCTTCCTCATCTGCATCTGCGCCTGCGGGTGCTGCGCCTTCAGAAACGCCCGCCGCTCCGTCTCCGAGTACCCATACGGGGTAAACCGCATGTCCAAGATCAATCCACGCTGGGACTACTACTGGTACTTTCAGccaaaaataaaaaacaaaataaaattgtCACACCATTTCTGTTTGATTGCTGCTTTTCACTGGCATTTGTTTTCTCTTCAGATGTTTGGTTTCAGCCCCCAAAATGCATTTCCACAGTCTCATGATTAAAGCAAAAAAATGGATTAGTTTATTTCTGAATAGTGCTTATTCagcaaaggggggggggggggttccttCTATTCTGTTTTCACAACTGCATAATCATGCTTACCTGCCTCTTCATTAAAAAATCTTTGCACACATAAAAAAAGTAATGATGACACTGCCAATATAACGCAATTTCAGTTTGTGGCCATCTATTTCCTGTGATTTTTCTAACACTGCTTTATGGTTTTTGCTACAGGTGGCGATGGTTCCGCGATAGGAGGGAACAGATGTACTAGGCTAGCTATCGGAACTCAACTCATGTATAATATTTTCTTGATGGTAAATGGCCAAGGGGTTGGTTCAGTAGCACTCTGGTAGTGACCAATAATTAATCTTCTGTAGATATTCAGTATGAGGAAAGTACAAGATGGTGAAGTGGAAGGCATGTGTAGTTTATCCAGTATTGGTAGAATGCTTTGCATTTGAAGCATATTTAGTTAGAGAATTCAGAAGAGAAGAGATTTCTTGTCTATGGTGGGAAATCCAGTCAGCTATATATATATGACCATATCAGCACATGTACTGTTGGTGTGACTTCTATTTCCCATGTTTTGGTCATGCCTACCTTCTGATATGATATCAGTAGACCCATAGACTGCGGCTAAATCTAAGACAGGCTCTCCATCTTTAGCACTCATGGCATGGACCGTCGTATTTTGAAGTGATTTGAAAGCACTTAAAGATAGTGGATACAGCTCAGCGATATTTTAGAAAGAACTAAGTTCTAACTCAAGGAAAAAATATAATAATGAGATAACAAACAAATGAGAAAAATCAAATAATTTTATCACAAAAAAGTGCAGTGATCACCTACAATCAGTATTGGTTACAACAGCATATATTCCCATTAACCTTTCTCCACTATGGTAGCCAAAGTGTATTACATTTCTTTTAGTACATATCTAGTTGGTGAGTTTGAAAGAGAAGTGATGGCATGTCTATGGAGTAAAATCCACAGAGAGTCAGCTATATGACTATATCAGCACATGTACTGTTGGTCTGACTTCTATAGTTGTCATGTTCTGGCCTGTCTACCTTCTGATATGATTACCCCTAAACTGAGGCTAAACCTAAGACAGGCTCTCCAACTTCAGCACCCATGGACCATGGTATTTTTGATGTGGTTGTTTGGTAAGGAAAGACTTTACAGCTCAGCAGTAGTTCAGAAGGCGCTTCTAATACAAGGCAGAATAATGTAACGATAAGACAAACAACTGATAAGAATGAAATAACTGTTTCACAAGAAATGTGCAGTGACCATGTATGATTAGCATTGGTCAGAATAGAATATATTCTCATCGACCTTTTTCACATAAAACTTGATGCCCGATAGACGGTGCAGCAACTTCGCCGATAAGAATAATACTAGACGGAATCTCAAAAGGTGCTAAGTGATTACTGGATTGCAGGTGTTCTGAGGTTTGGGACAATCTGTCTCTAGGAAGCAAAGCAACTAGTGTCACGTGTCAGCTATGACTGTCTAACAAGATGCTGATTCAATGCAAATTCTGGAACACAACACAAGCAAAGAGACAGGCTGAATGAACTCACCTCCTTGCAACCCAGGTAGCCTCCAAGTGGGGAATGATTCCGAGAAGTAAGAGCCCAGAGGAGACTCAGCGCTAACCAAACTCTTAATCTCAACCCGCAATGAAGCCATTCGGTGATTTTAGTTGAGTGTCATCAAATTCCACTAGAACAGGTCATCTGAGTACCCTGTTGAAGATTCATGGACTCTCATTATATGGGGATTATAACAGCAGCAGTTATTCCTTCAAGGAGCATTCTTCCAGTAGGGGAGGTACCCTGCAGCAACAGGGATCATTGTGCATCCACTGCAATTTGCATGTTTGGAAGCACAATTGCCAGGCAACTAAATCTGCAGAATTGGGGTCATAGTGCCCAGGACAGGAAAGCGGGCCACCTGGAATAGCAGGGATGGAGAAAATGTCTGACAAAAAAACAAGGAAGCAATGGAAGGTTGGAAGCTATGGAAGAACGATCTGCATCTAATTCATAGATGCTTCTCTAAAACTGTGACATTTATGCAATATTCTGCAACACAACATAAACTGCTCTTCCAGGACATCAGAACTGAGGGGGTGGAATGCAAAGGGAGGCAAGGAACATGAGCAGTAGATCAATACAATCACAGTAGTTCCAATACTGACTCCATACGAACTTCTCTACCATAAATGTGACAGAAGGTTGCACTCGTTTGTCATTTCTGATTACCAGCACACAACTAAGATCATTTGGTTTATTCTAAATACAACACAGAACCGATATCTCATTACAATGAAGACAAATTTGAGAACATCATATCAAAACAAAATCCGCCACTTTGGGATGGCTGCTGAGGGGAGGGGTACAGCGAAAGTTTCACCCAGAAGGGTTGTGCCATTGTTGACAACTGTAGCACATAACATATTCAAGCTATCTGGAAAAGAAAATAGGGACGAAACGGAGCAGCAGAAACGAGTTAGACGCCTTGCCGTTTCCAGAGGAGCTCCTCAAGCCATTGCAGCTTTCTTTTCTGCCTCTATCTGCTTTAGCTCTGCCAACCTTTCCACCCATGCCCGGTCTCTTGCCACTGCAGCCATCTTTCTTTCTGTCCGTTCTGCCTCCTTCCTCTTCACAGCAACAGAATACTGTGCTTTGCGCTTCCTCTTCTCAGCCTGCCGAACCAAGATGAATGAATGTAAGAAATAATTATAGATATAAAATTCAGGTCTGGGTAATTATTAGACATATGGACAGAGCATAAGTGAACAGCATAACAAAAGTTTGGTATAGAACTACATTATAACAAGACAAGTTTTTGAATCTATATGAAGCACGAAAGTAAGCTGCATGATATTAAGTATTGACGCACTTCAAACTTATAGCTTCAAGCCCATGAGAAGAACATAAAAAGGAAAAAAGCAAGAAAGAATAAAGAACAGTGGGTTAGAAAAAATGTAGGTGTTTGTATTAGCACAATACTTTTAAAATGCGCACTCGACTACTCGTCTAAACTATGATTAGCTAGTTCCAATTCTAACATGATATTTAGCACTGCTCAGTAGCATGAAAAAATTACTTCTTCTCAGGAtttcaaccccccccccccccccccggttaAAACTACCTATGTTCTCAGGATTTCATCAGTCTGTTAAAACTACCTACGTTCTCAGTATTTCATCAGTCTGTTATTTTTTCCACTCCAGAGACACATACAGATTTTGATAACCTTGCATACACCCATCACACAATTAAAACAAGCATTGCAGGGAACTGAACAAATGCACACCATGATGAAGTCCTTGCGCTGCTTGATccgcttcttctccttcctccctTGGACGCTGCCCTTATTCGGCTGGCTCGAAGGGATAGGCTCCCCCGGCGTGCACCTCACCCAGTAGTGCGGACCTGCCAACCAATAACAGCAGCATCAGCAGTGTTAACCAGACTGAAACTGCAAGCGCGGCGCAGGCAGTTCGAATGAATCGCATAAATCGGCACAGCAGCGACGCACAATTAAAATGGTGATAATCCAAAACGAATTGTGCAGATCGTCGCCATCTTTAGACTACTAAGGAACGCGCAATGGCACAGATCACCGCACCTTTGGGTCGTAGGCTGGCCCTCTTACGCCGGGACACGAACCCCGGGCGCCGCTTGGGGAACCTGGTCTCCGTGAGCCCTCTGAAGAGGCTGGCCCCCATTTCCGGCGCCCGCGcgacggcggtggcggtggcggccgCGGCGGAGAACGGCCGGAACCCGATCGGATCCAGGAGCCGGAGAGGACGGGAAGGGAGCGGAGGAGGACCTGGTGCGCGCCGGGAAAGAGGCGCCGCCTGCGAGTAGAGCGGCGGGAGGGCTCGCCGGAGGGCTCGGAGGAACGCCATCGTGGAGAAGGTTCTAGAAGGTTGCTGCGTGGCGTCGGGCTAGGGTTTTAGCGGAGGGAGAAGGCGAGCTGCGCGGCGTGCGCTGTCCAGCGCTGAGAGAGCCCAGCTGGTGTAGAATAGTTGAAGGCGCCCTTCGGGAATTACGTAATTAGGAGGAGATTGTCTAAAAGTAAAAGACGTAATCAGAGGGGGTCTACGTAGTATTCAACGGAAAGACAACATGACACAAAACGACCAGCAAAAAAAAATACGCCAAAAATCATATCGGCCGTATTTCTGTCGATCGTAAGCCACCCGCCGGAGATTTAAAAAGGTAAAGAAAAAGGGACACCGCAATCGCTCTCATCGTGCCAATCTTTTAAAGACAACCTATTCACTTAAGGTGCCCCTCACAGTCTTGATGGATTATCATCGGTTCGGAGGGTTGAGAAATCGGGCCAGCCATAGAACAACTCGAAATAGAAGGTCAATCGAGCTGAACAGTGCAACGGGCACATCTAAACTAAACAACATGCAGGCTCCAGACAGCAAAGCACCAAAGTCACTGATTAAGGATACCCCTTGCAAAAGTCCCTCTTACATTCTCTGCTGGGAACAAGTGACGTACTGCGTGCATGCCAATTGTCGTAACCTCGAAGCTTTTCCTTTTTTCATagatttattttttcaaaaaaattatcTCTTGAACTGTGTGTCCAAATCACGAGCCGTTGAATTTCGCGCATCGAAACtttaaaactagatcccatgGTAATAGGTTTCGATGAAGTTTTTTTTACAAAAAAAAGGAATTGAAAAAGTCAGAAACcgaaataaaaacaaaaaataaaaagacaaaaagaggggaaacCAAAACCGAAAAAAAAACCTAGAAGCAAAGTTGTGCTTTTTCAATCTTTTGGAAACACAATCGTCCTTTTCGCTCTTCAGGAAGTGTATCTGTGCATCTCATAAAAGCACAAGTTGTGCTTTTTCCTTTTCGAGAAGCACAATTGTGCTCAGTGTGGAAGCATAGGTTATGTTTTTCTCATTTTTTAGAAAGCGTACTTCTGCTTTTTCTTCTCAGGAAGCACAGTTGTGCTTCGCAAGCACAATTGTGTTTTTCCTTTTAGCTTACCATTTTTTTCCAACAACAACATAGAAAAACCAAGCATAATTCAAAAACCCCCAAAATGTGTGCAGAAAAGAGAAAAAGTCATGCTCCTGTAGGGTGCACCCAGCGCACGACACATGCTGGCGGCTGGGAGCTTGTGCCCACTTTGAGGAAACAACTATTAAGGGCACCGCTTCGGGGGAACCCAACAGGCACTTTTGATGGGCTGGGAGTCAAAACCCAAAAAATGTGTGCAGAAAAGAGAAAAAGGCATGCTCCTATGAGGTGCACCCAGCGTGCGGCACATGGCGGCGGTTGGAAACTTGCGCGTCGCTTTGAGGGAGCAACTAATTAAGGCACTCCTAGCCCACCAAAAGTGTCCGCTGGGTTCCCCCGAAGTGGCACCCCTTAATTAGTTGCTCCCACAAAGTGGCGCACAAGTGACATATAATACCAAGCGCTCATGGCCATGACCCAGTAGAAAGAGGAGGGGAGGCTGGCTTGAACGATATGTGTTACCTGTGTCGGTCTTTTCCGACATTATAAATCCTTTTACTCTAGAAGCACTCGCCTGCTGAGAAGCCCTAGCCCTTGCACTTGAATTATCTTTGGATCAAGTTTTTAATGCATTTGATTGCAAACTAGTTGTTTCGGAGATAACAAATGGAACCGATGAAAGATATGGCACGGTTATTAGAGAAGTCATTACTCGGGCAAGAGAATTCACTAGCTGCTAGTTTATATTTGAAGGTCGAGCCATGAACTATGAAGCTCACAACTTAGCCAAATTTTTGTCTTCTTTAGATGCGGGTTGCCACATGTGGATGGTCATACCTCATGGCCCTTTTGTGATTTCTATAAACCTTACAATTGAGTAATAAAGTTTAGTTTACCTCTCAAAAAATTTGTGTAGGTCTTTGGATCATGTTGTCTGAGCCCTTAATTTGGACAACACACATTGTGCTCACTACATATATACAACTAAATAATCAATCATAGTAGTTTCACAAATAAGGACATATAGAATGGGCACAAATGAATCTC
Coding sequences within it:
- the LOC125546245 gene encoding tetraspanin-6 isoform X1, with protein sequence MNGMYYPQRFSNMMIGYLNLATLLASIPVIGAGLWLAKGSTTTCSSMLQTPLLIIGFIVLLISLAGFVGACFHVAWALWLYLFAVILLIGMLLGLTMFGFAVTAGGGGTQVQGRPYREYHISDYSSWLQKHMQDIKYWKPALACVVGSKACPKIANWTPMDYLQHDLTPIQSGCCKPPTSCTYSGGMPVGAQDEDCYQWNNAPNILCYQCNSCKAGVMEQVRQDWHKISVLNVIVLVFLICICACGCCAFRNARRSVSEYPYGVNRMSKINPRWDYYWWRWFRDRREQMY
- the LOC125546254 gene encoding uncharacterized protein LOC125546254, with the protein product MAFLRALRRALPPLYSQAAPLSRRAPGPPPLPSRPLRLLDPIGFRPFSAAAATATAVARAPEMGASLFRGLTETRFPKRRPGFVSRRKRASLRPKGPHYWVRCTPGEPIPSSQPNKGSVQGRKEKKRIKQRKDFIMAEKRKRKAQYSVAVKRKEAERTERKMAAVARDRAWVERLAELKQIEAEKKAAMA
- the LOC125546245 gene encoding tetraspanin-6 isoform X2 yields the protein MNGMYYPQRFSNMMIGYLNLATLLASIPVIGAGLWLAKGSTTTCSSMLQTPLLIIGFIVLLISLAGFVGACFHVAWALWLYLFAVILLIGMLLGLTMFGFAVTAGGGGTQVQGRPYREYHISDYSSWLQKHMQDIKYWKPALACVVGSKACPKIANWTPMDYLQHDLTPIQSGCCKPPTSCTYSGGMPVGAQDEDCYQWNNAPNILCYQCNSCKAGVMEQVRQDWHKISVLNVIVLVFLICICACGCCAFRNARRSVSEYPYGVAMVPR